The window CGCCCCTCGAAGCTTACCGCCTCATTATCCATGTGCAGATGGCGCACGGCGCTGGGCGAGACGTTCAACACGATCTGACCATCATTGACAAAGCCTTGCGGCACCTGGGCCTGTGGATACTCAGCATTCACCAACAGATGCGGGGTGCAATTATTTTCAACAATCCACTCGTAGAGTGCACGAATGAGATAGGGACGGCTGGAAGTCATCGAAAGCTCCTTCGGCGTTAGCGCATGTCGCGCTCGGCGGCAGAAAGACTGGCCTGGAAGGCCGCGCGGGAAAACTGGCGATCCATGTAATCAAGCAGTGGCTTGGCTTGTCTCGGCAACTCGATACCCAACTGCGGCAAACGCCAGAGAATCGGCAACAGGCAGCAATCCACCAAACTCAACTCCTCGCTGAGGAAAAACGGCTTGTCGGCAAACAGCGGTGACACGCCGGTGAGACTCTCTCGCAGTTCCTTGCGCGCCTGCACGCGTGCCGCCTCCTTGCTGCGCGGATCGAGAATCAGATCGACCAAACCGCACCAGTCGCGCTGAATGCGATGAATCAACAGCCGACTATTGGCCCGCGCCACCGGATAGACCGGCATCAGCGGCGGATGCGGATAGCGCTCATCCAGATATTCCATCACCACGGTTGACTCATACAAGGCCAAATCGCGATCAACCAGGGTTGGCAAGCTGCCATAGGGATTGACCTCGACCAGCTTGGCCGGGCATTGCCCCGGCTCGACATAAATGATCTCGGCGCCTACACCCTTCTCGGCGAGCACGATACGTACGCGGTGCGAATAGTGATTGGCGGGGTCGGAGTAACAGGCCAACCGATTGGTCACGCCCATGGTGATCCTCCTCGCGTTTACAGTTATCGGAAGCAGAAAAACGCGCGCGCCCAGAGCGGGCGCGCGCGTCGACAGCGGAACAGCGGCTGATTAATGCACGTCTTTCCAGTATTCACGCTTGAGCAGATAGGCGAATACGAAGAAGAA is drawn from Pseudomonas cavernae and contains these coding sequences:
- a CDS encoding ClpXP protease specificity-enhancing factor — translated: MTSSRPYLIRALYEWIVENNCTPHLLVNAEYPQAQVPQGFVNDGQIVLNVSPSAVRHLHMDNEAVSFEGRFGGVAHTLYIPAAAVLAIYARENGQGMVFDLEPPVIDEDEDSGPDDEGPSGGEPPRPSGRPSLKVVK
- a CDS encoding glutathione S-transferase N-terminal domain-containing protein gives rise to the protein MGVTNRLACYSDPANHYSHRVRIVLAEKGVGAEIIYVEPGQCPAKLVEVNPYGSLPTLVDRDLALYESTVVMEYLDERYPHPPLMPVYPVARANSRLLIHRIQRDWCGLVDLILDPRSKEAARVQARKELRESLTGVSPLFADKPFFLSEELSLVDCCLLPILWRLPQLGIELPRQAKPLLDYMDRQFSRAAFQASLSAAERDMR